From the genome of Muricauda sp. SCSIO 64092, one region includes:
- a CDS encoding DUF2306 domain-containing protein gives MGRTNKLAWFVFAFLAIGVGLYPMAYFFVAGKFGLLYSKSDALLANTLWNIGFYGHITFGGLALLTGWSQFSKKLRNKRLQLHRNLGKIYVGSVVISGICAVGIGFFATGGWVSASGFVLLGLIWLYTTLSAYAAIRRKDMALHQGMMIYSYAACFAAVTLRIWLPLLQFTFGEFLIAYKIVAWLCWVPNMVFAFFWVKKEVWY, from the coding sequence ATGGGAAGAACGAACAAATTAGCGTGGTTTGTGTTTGCCTTTTTGGCCATTGGTGTGGGCCTTTATCCAATGGCTTATTTTTTTGTTGCCGGCAAGTTTGGTCTGCTGTATTCCAAGTCTGATGCCCTTTTGGCAAATACGCTATGGAACATCGGTTTTTATGGCCACATTACTTTTGGCGGTTTGGCGTTATTGACGGGTTGGTCCCAGTTCAGTAAGAAGTTGCGGAACAAACGTTTGCAATTGCACCGCAATCTGGGAAAAATCTATGTAGGTTCCGTGGTGATAAGTGGAATCTGCGCTGTGGGCATAGGATTTTTTGCTACGGGAGGATGGGTAAGCGCATCCGGTTTTGTTCTTTTGGGACTGATTTGGCTATACACTACACTATCGGCCTATGCCGCCATTCGCAGAAAGGATATGGCATTACATCAGGGAATGATGATTTATAGCTACGCCGCTTGCTTTGCCGCAGTAACATTGAGAATATGGCTGCCATTACTGCAATTTACCTTTGGGGAGTTTTTGATTGCCTATAAAATTGTGGCCTGGCTCTGTTGGGTGCCGAATATGGTATTTGCTTTTTTCTGGGTAAAAAAAGAGGTCTGGTATTAG